The genomic segment TTGGCATCTCTGTGTATGCTGCTTGCAGATGGATTCCCAGGTACAGTTAGTTTGATGGGTGACAtagatgtatattttatatttcagttttttgctAACATGAATTTGTTCTTCAGTGTCTGCGGATGGATCTCCAAGCATCATTGGGGCAGATCGAGTCCATATCAAAGCTCATCCAGGTAGTACCCATGTAAATTACCAACTGCTATCAAGTGTTaattctatttaaaatgttcatgctAGGCAGTTAAGGATTAGTTTAATATCAGGgtttctgtacatttttttatataatattctTAATTTAACAAGGATAAAGTGTCATTGAGGTTCAAATCTCTATTTGAAGAGACACCTGTCCAAAAGGACAGGAAAACATggttacaataaaaacaatacaaagatCCAGACATCATATATCAGCTCGTTGTATAATTTACTAAATACATAATCTATCAAATACAATTTCAGaattttttaaaaactttaaagcATTTTTTCCACAGTGGCACTTAGAGCTATTTTTGTTAATTATAAATGGACATAAATTCCCCCATAGTAACCAGCTCTGACAATTTCAGATCATTCTGTACATTACTCCAGGAACAGGGGGcagcattttgtatttgttgccaAATTCTGATCTAATCTGGGTGTAGGCCATGTGTTTTTTTGGCTTTTACACATATATGTACTGAGACTGTTTGGGTGTGTTCTGCCTCGCAGGTGAGCCACTGATTCTTGACTGTGATGCAGTTACAAATAGTAAAGATGGAGTGACGCTGATATACTGGCTCGTCAATGGCTCTTTTCCTGAGGATATACCCAGCAGGGAAAGAATAGTAGAATCTGACCAGTGAGTATAATGACTTTTATATCAACACTTAAAAGGAAATTCGCATATCACAGCAGCATTGTGTCCATTTAAGTAGAGTAATCCACATACATGTTGTTGAATATCAAGCTGTAGCGGATCCTTGCTTCAAAGGAAGCAGTGTACACAGTGATCGGGGGTAAGAATCCTGCAGATAGAGCTGTTGTgactgattgtgtgtttttagatcAACGTTGGAGGACGGGACAATCCTCCAGAGGAGATTGCTGTTGAAGAACGTCACAGCAGAGGACTTCAAATCCAGCTTCACCTGTGTGGTGACGAGCGCTGTTGGAATGGCCCTGAAGCAAATAAAGATAAGAAGAAttagaaagaaaggaaaacactgAATGTTAGTGACACCAATGGGTTTCTCTTCATTTATTAATAACGGTGAATCAACTTTATCTGTGaattttatattaatgttaCACTTTTTGGTGACCAAACAGCAAGTGAAGTATATTAGTACCCTTTCTATTTTACACAGAGCATTTTAATGTGGAACTGAATGTACCTTTGATACAGTTGAAGTAAAGCAGGTTTATCATTTATCTGCAGAATATAGAGAGAATATTGTTACACTTTGATTTGCTATGGTTCTGTATCATTCCTGTGTCTGCTGGCATTAAGAATTTTGTATGTGTAAACCATTGAAGCATTTGCTGTCATTATTTCAAACAGACAACTTGTGGCTCTCTGAATGGTTGTGTCACTGTCTCTACCCCACTGATAGTATTATGTGCAAGTTCACCACACAGCTAATAGTTATAATCTTCTGATACTTTATATGGCCGCAATAGTGCAGGAATTAGAAAGCAATTTGTCCCCTTATAATCCGTCTCCCCCCACTATTGAATTAGATGCCAAACATGAACAGCCTCTATTGAATGATCCTGATATCTATATCAAGGTAACATCTGTGAGGTTTCTGTAGAGGTGTACGCCTCAGTACAGATGTTACTAGGTTGGAGTAAATTAAATTAGAAAACTATATAAATGAAAGATATaatgttgccccccccccaaaaaaaaaagacaaattctgATGCAAAGTGATACATAGTAAAGCAGACTGGTAGTTATTAATGGTATATATTCAAAACTTAACAAAAGTGAAGCTCCTTCATAAGTCACACGCTCTGTGAATcaattttatattattacacaTTAAATAACATCCCCATTCCCTTAAAAGATTTTAATGTAACTGTGAAACTTAAAGCAGcacaaagtttttgtttttttactttc from the Platichthys flesus chromosome 15, fPlaFle2.1, whole genome shotgun sequence genome contains:
- the LOC133969385 gene encoding interleukin-1 receptor accessory protein-like isoform X1; protein product: MKLPFVVKALASLCMLLADGFPVSADGSPSIIGADRVHIKAHPGEPLILDCDAVTNSKDGVTLIYWLVNGSFPEDIPSRERIVESDQSTLEDGTILQRRLLLKNVTAEDFKSSFTCVVTSAVGMALKQIKIRRIRKKGKH
- the LOC133969385 gene encoding interleukin-1 receptor accessory protein-like isoform X2; this encodes MKLPFVVKVSADGSPSIIGADRVHIKAHPGEPLILDCDAVTNSKDGVTLIYWLVNGSFPEDIPSRERIVESDQSTLEDGTILQRRLLLKNVTAEDFKSSFTCVVTSAVGMALKQIKIRRIRKKGKH